A segment of the Coffea arabica cultivar ET-39 chromosome 8c, Coffea Arabica ET-39 HiFi, whole genome shotgun sequence genome:
AACAAAAATAAAGGAATAGGAGTCCAGTTCTTTTCAGCACTGTGGCCTGGCCTGTGGCTCGTTTGAAGTCTCAATTATTTCCAAAAAGACCCTCAGGTTTGGTAGTTTTCTGTTCCCTTTCTGAAATTAAGTCcacaaaccaaatataagtaaatatccgcaattaacacaatatttggcagggataaaagggaaaattactaataaaattactaacaattagcACCCTATCAACTAGCTAGCGGATAATAGAAGAGGGAAATGATGatgatttttaataattttgagaacTCTAAAAACATATATtatagagatttttttttcaatttacgTTAAAGTTTATGAAAAATGCTAATCTAAATGCAGCCAACAATTTTAGCGGTACACGATATGATaggagaaagattttttttttctaaaaatggaagaaaataaattggttataatttgttttttatattataaattttgatatatGGGTATAACATAATATATTTTGTCACCTACCTAAAGCATGATATTATGTCCTTTATATCAGATATGCAACTAGAGCCCTCCGAGGATAGAATATGTACAAGTGATTGTATGCGCCATATCCAATCCACCATGATGGCccacttattttattttatttttttgtaattcaccaaaaattaattaaactttTACATTGCCTGAAAAGAACTAAAAGAGCCAATACTTATATGGCTTGCAGTAGTAGGTTATGTATATAGTAATTAATCTAGCATGCCTTTTGTTTTAACAAAGGAATTATTTCATTGATGAGCAGGTACTGTCTTGAATGAAAATCAGTACCTGACTTCCATTCCTTAAAACTTTATGTTTGTGACCCTGCTAAAAAGGTATTTTCTCATTGCCATTGCATTAACTACAGGGAAAACCTCTGGAAGTGGCAGTTTCAGCAAATTACcagattcaaaatttcaaatatatAATGCCAGAGCTCAAGTGAACGGCCATGGTAGCAGTTTCAGCAAACTACCAGATTCAAAGTTtcaaatatataatagaaaatcacAAGTGAACGGCCATGGTAGCAGCTTCAGCCAACTACCAGATTCAAAGTTtcaaatatataatagaaaatcacAAGTGAACGGCCATGGTTTCAGCTTCAGCAAATTACcagattcaaaatttcaaatttataatAGAAAATCTCAATTGAACAGCCATGGTATCAGTTTCAGCAACCTACcagactcaaaatttcaaatttataacAGGAAATCTCAGGTGAATAGCCATGGTACAAATCCAACTAAAGATCAACTCTACAATGACAAAAACATTACAATTTTCTTCCTTGGAAAGGATTTGCACCGCGGCTCAAGCATGAATCTGGAGTTTGTTGAGTCGCTAAAGATTACTACACTATTCCTGCCAAGACAAGTTGCTGATTCCATTCCCTTTTCCTCCAAATCTGTTCCTGAGATTTTGAACAAATTCTCACTGAAGCCACAATCAGAAGAAGCCGAAACTATTAAGAAAACAATTGCAGAGTGCGAGATGCCTGGAACAAAAGGGGAAGACAAGTACTGTGCGACTTCACTCGAGTCAATGATTGATTTCACTACTTCCAAGCTGGGGAAAGATGTTCGAGCAGTTTCAACTGAAGCAGAAAAAATAGATACCAAAATCCGAAAATATACTATTAAGGATGTTGCCAAGTTGAACACGGCTGCTAAAGTCGTTTCTTGCCATAAGGAAAAGTATCCGTACGCAGTATTTTACTGCCACACATCGCAGAGTAATGCATATATGACTAATTTGGCTGCTGCTGAAGATGAAGCTAAAGCTAAAGCTGTGGCTGTTTGCCACAAGGATACATCACAATGGGACCCAGAGCATTTGGCCTTTCAGTTGCTAAAGGTGAAGCCAGGAACTGCTCCAATCTGCCATTTCCTTCCTGAGGATCACATCATTTGGGTTCCAAAGTAATAAATATTCTGCAACAATATTGCCGGCATCCCCTGTCCGGGAGCGTATCAATATTTGTCAATTTAACATGGCATTTATGTTTGCTGCAGTGTGGGAGTTCCAATCACAtgctcctttttttgtttttttggttgtttcagTCGCATGTTCTTCCCATGATTAAATGAAACCTTGTTTAGTTTCGTCTCTAGTGGTTGTACTATGTCGATGTAATATCACCCAGATGGAATGGTGTCTGGGTAAGTATTATTAATGGTTCAATTATCTGTGGGCGGTTTTTCCATGTGTTTGTGGGTTGTTTCTAGATGTGCTACTTTAGTTTTGGACTGTTTAATAAAAAATTGTTTTTCTAAAACACCTCAAAAATAGGATTGTCTACCAGTATGATCGAATTGGGCATGGGACCTCACAAATTCCCTTTTAAACCAGTTTGCCTTTAGAGTATGAACAAATTGGAAAAGAGTGTAAGACAAATTTAAAATGACCATTTTTTAAGGTCAAATATACTCTCATGTCATCTTAATTTTCGGTGTTtatatactctttttttttcttttcgtggTGATAAAATGGTCACAGCTATAGCAGGTCACCTTATCGTGGGTGAGACGAGGTAAATTATGCTAACAATTTAAGTTCTTTTCATGATTTGAATGTCTTTCTCTTGGATTCTATGATACCTAATGTAGAACAGGTAGCGCAAGGTTTCATGGACAAAATGGAGCGTGCAAAGAATCACAAGACAAGGCCAGGACGGACAAACTTCTGAGCATTTCCGGCGCCAAACTTCGTGGAAATCAACTTGCAAGGGTGATTGGTGTGCCATGACCAGCGCTGGTCGTCATCGgcaactttatttttatttttcttttctttctcttttttttttttatgtaatttcattttttttttttcaatttagaaCTTCTAATTTATATGTAGGGTCGTACTAGGGCTTTTTTATTCAGACTTTTAtcaattattataaaatttcattggtTTTTACCAATTCCTCTCAACTTCCTTCAAGTTTTAAGGTTCATGTAAATTTTCGGGATTTGACCATGAATCATTCCCTTAGTTTCTTCGGAGAATTGTTCGTAAAAAACAATTCTTACCCCTTGCTTTCGCATTAGTTGGCATCAGAGCATGCAAATTGATTTCGCCTATTTCTGAGTTATACCAATGTCTAGTAACAAATCCTGATATCCAAAGTCAAAATGAGTGCTTGGATATTGAAGCATGAGAAGAACGAACAAAGGACCCAGTTGGCTCGCATGCAAGCATCCCTGGATTTAGTTATTCAATGCTTGAATCGTTTGGGTATTGCGAGACAGAACCAGCAGGGTAATTAGGACAGAAGAGTGCCTCTTGACCAAACCTTTGTGATAAGTGcctaatttataatatatttgtgGCTATTTTAAGGatttttaatctctttttaCCTGAaatcaagaattgaagttgataTTATCTTAAAAGTTGATGTTTGAGTATTGTTGATTAATGATAGAATTTTTATCCCTTTTACTTGTTTAGTCTGGTTGTTTTTAtagggaaaaagggaaaaagattcAAAAGAACTTAGTCGCCAAGTGAAGTGAAGAAATTGGAAATTGTCGCGAAACAGCGGAGGAGGAACCGGCCATGGTTGCTTAGCCGGTTCCTAAGCCAGCTGCTGGGTAGAATGCATCAACTTTTACTACGAAATTTTCAACTTCATAACTGGCCTTGTAACCGACTGAGTTTcctccaagtgttagccaactgaaatttttgaattttgactaAGAAAAAGCAACTtgctcaacttgtttcttgaagGGTTCTCTTTTTATGCACTTCAACGATTGATAAGACGTAATTGTGGCTTGGAGGAGGGTACAATCGTCAAGAAACACCTTTTGTCAtctcaacttttcttggttattttagctttctcttttatatttgatttcatattctgttataatacaagtatgatcttctctttcattttcttcatgtttCGTTAAGTTTATGCCTTGAATTATGGATAATTTTTTATatcttgtttgtgatgtttCCTTAGTTACttgatgctattattttgagcaagttatttagcatttttgcttttgtaATCAATGATTAActagccattaattgtgataatttcAAGGTATtaaatttgcaatgagaattgaaatttaataCTAGTTCAAAGAAGTGCTAAACTTAGGGAATACATTCACGACAGTAGGGGCGcacttttgtgattttgacgGTTTGTTctatgtaatttcatagaagaaaagaaattgtagttaatttcataacacAAGAGTAGATATGGATTaactacaagtatagttgatttacTACGAGAGTAGATTTTACATGTATTaggaaattatgccataactagtcaagataataacattcaattAATTGATATTTTCACTTGTAACAGAAGTAAAGAATTTTATAACCCTAGGAGTTTTCTATTGTCATTTTTGTTACTGTTATTTTATGTTTgtagtgtagatttaattttcttgtatttgtgatagtctaaataataaagaaatttaaaaattattggTAATTCACAATCTTCTCTATGAAATCGACACCTCATATCCTCTATATTCGATAAACGATCTGTATACTCATAGAAAACAAGGTGTTTAGCTTTTATTAAAATTAGTACATGATAGAACCTCACTAAGTTTTTGACACCGCTGTTGGGAAAGATTTGGTTCAATATCGATACAAAGAAcatttttattagtttagatatttttacttgtttttcttgtatttattgTGTCAAGGTTTTTGTTTGTTGTACTTAGTGTCTTGTTGAgtcttttattttgtgtttaatgtcttgtttttgtttgtgtctTTTAAATTATTCTTCTTGACTAATTTTGCTTTTTAGATTGCTTGAAAGCACTTTTAGGTTCTAAGGAGGATAGTAAACAAACATAGataaaattttgagagaaaaaagtTCAGAAATGTActacaattttcaaaattacaacTATGGATGTAATCAAAAGATATCCGAAGGTATGTCTTTTAAAGATGGTTTAAGTAACTTAAAGGTAATCaagattaattaaaattttaaaattttataaaaaaatcttTTATGTGTTTATGAATTAGACTTTTAAATTATGAATAAAACTGTAACTATTGCATgatagtttcttttcctttcctttcttaaTCCATACAAAATGAATGGATTTTGGTTTTCTCtactctccttttcttttgtactAGAATTCTCTCCTTTACTTTCCTCCCCTCCCCTTTCcttcaatccaaacagagccttaAGGCTTTGTCAAATTGGCTAGTGCACCGTGAAGACGCAGACATTCCAAATGTCTACATCTATTGGCCCAAATCACACGTGGTCTCCAATTTGTATCTTAGGTGAGGAAAGAATAATCTCTTGTCTATTTGTCCCCTCTATTATTTATGGTTTCAATTATGGCCGTACTTTGGGGAATACTGGCAGTGTTTTTTTAATTCGGAGCTGATTGAATAGTTCAACCGGTTTGATCGAGAATGAGGTCATTATTCAATCCGAGTTATTCACATAAATCGAGCAATTATTGGTCTAGTAAAAGATTCAGTATGATGGGGAAATCAGGTTCTTCAATATTCTTTCATACTTCTTTGTATCTTCATAATTTATATACATGTTTATAATATCATGATAACTTCAttcacttttcatttcttttttaattacgATACAATCAATCAAACCTCTCAAACCCTAAACACCCCCCGGCCCCGcgcgggaaaaaaaaatttgtggtgTGCTTTTTAGTATCTTATTCGGACTCAGTTATAGAGTCCCATTGACTTAGCTACTCTAGTGCAAAATGAAGGCGTCGGACATGAGCACGGCGGGGCAAAGTGAAGAGCCTGAGTGAGTAACATAGGTTGCAGCTGGTTCCATCGACTTGATATAAGGAACTTAAAGATTGAATAATTCATGTTGTTTAATTCATGAATAATTGTTCAATGTAGACTCACGAATTGTCTCCTTTTATTATCTGATTGCAGAATGGTCATGAAATTCCTCCACCAAGTCTCACTAAACCAACTCTTGTGTGGATTGCATTGGCGAAGAAAGAGCCGCAGTCGAGTGGATCCATTTGTCAATTATTCCTTATGCCCTGCTTTCGTATCCCCCCTTCCCCCAGATAGTTACACACTCCTTTTAATTTGACCATGCATCTTTATTTaccaaaaaagataaaaagtttTTGATAAGGAAACTCAATTTCTCAATTGATAAGCTTGACAAGAATTTCATAGGCTCACGATCATCTTGTAGTATTCATGCCGGGAACCACTTGTGAAGCGTTTTGTTTTTGTTAGTTCGGTGGTAAGTTTCGTTAATACGAGGTAAGTCAACTTTCtgcaaaaagataaaagttcaCCTGAAAAAAACACAGATACACTTGCCAGTATGAATTTAGCACAACCTGACTGGTACTTACATGATCTGAAAACCGGTAGGTGAGTTCAGGGTTGGTCTGGAAGAGTTGATGTATTTGACGTAGATTCATCAGAAGTTTGATATGTTGATCATCGTACACAACGTAAAATAGTAGATATACAGATCAACTacatacaaccaatattttgaaaattggaTTGGATCGGTTGGTTCGATCGATTGAACTGCGAACCGATCATGCCTCCGGTCCGATTTACTTAAAAATTCAAAGAATTAATTGAACCAGTCAAAATCGGGGAGGTTCAACCGATtttattaagtatttattttttaaaataaatattttagttttattcaaaatgtttaatactaaaatgaataaaaaattattaaacctgtAAACCGAAATCGAACCGATTGAACCGTAAATCGAAAGATTTTTCGTTTCACTCCTCTGTCCGGGTTTAAAAACATTGCATACAACTGAACCAATAAAAATACTCGATTCCCCTAGTACCTTTACATTTGGAGAATATTACACTGACATAATTGATAATTAATACAACCAGAAGAAACGAGACTAAACAAGGATTTATTCAATTATGGGAAGATAATTAATAGAAGTCCCAGGCTGCAGAAGACCACACACAAAACATCAAAGCGACAAATATTGATCACTCGTGCGATATCAACAAGCTGCTGCTGCGGAATAT
Coding sequences within it:
- the LOC113703152 gene encoding BURP domain-containing protein 6-like, coding for MPKAVRELVHNGKTSGSGSFSKLPDSKFQIYNARAQVNGHGSSFSKLPDSKFQIYNRKSQVNGHGSSFSQLPDSKFQIYNRKSQVNGHGFSFSKLPDSKFQIYNRKSQLNSHGISFSNLPDSKFQIYNRKSQVNSHGTNPTKDQLYNDKNITIFFLGKDLHRGSSMNLEFVESLKITTLFLPRQVADSIPFSSKSVPEILNKFSLKPQSEEAETIKKTIAECEMPGTKGEDKYCATSLESMIDFTTSKLGKDVRAVSTEAEKIDTKIRKYTIKDVAKLNTAAKVVSCHKEKYPYAVFYCHTSQSNAYMTNLAAAEDEAKAKAVAVCHKDTSQWDPEHLAFQLLKVKPGTAPICHFLPEDHIIWVPK